In a genomic window of Gammaproteobacteria bacterium:
- a CDS encoding AEC family transporter, with translation MSSFLLLLICLGLGVLFARSGRLPRDAPAVINTWIIDLALPALVMELLPKLDFRLDVWYLALSPWLVFIGSWLLFDRIGRRLHWSRGRIGAVVLTCGLGNTAFMGYPLIEALRGREAMGLAVLGDQLGTFIVLSTGAVVAAAIYAGREPHPRAIARRVLTFPPFIGLVIGLIAAAAGGWPPIVDEVLTRLGSTLTPLALFSVGLQFQLGFGSGQRAPLVLGLGWKLMLAPLLVWLVGVPLGIRGLPLTVSVLEAAMAPMVSAGILAGQFGLDPRLANSIVGVGTLVSLLSVPLAHLLL, from the coding sequence ATGTCCTCGTTCCTGCTACTGCTGATCTGCCTGGGGCTCGGCGTGCTGTTCGCGCGTTCGGGCCGTCTGCCGCGCGATGCGCCCGCCGTGATCAATACCTGGATCATCGACTTGGCGTTGCCTGCGCTGGTCATGGAGCTGTTGCCGAAACTCGATTTCCGTCTGGACGTCTGGTATCTCGCGCTGTCGCCCTGGCTGGTGTTCATCGGCTCCTGGTTGCTGTTCGACCGGATCGGCCGGCGTCTGCACTGGTCGCGCGGCCGCATTGGCGCCGTGGTGCTGACCTGCGGGCTCGGCAATACCGCCTTCATGGGTTATCCGCTGATCGAAGCCCTGCGCGGGCGTGAGGCGATGGGGCTGGCGGTGCTCGGTGACCAGCTCGGCACCTTCATTGTTCTGTCCACCGGCGCCGTGGTGGCTGCGGCGATCTACGCCGGGCGCGAACCGCATCCGCGCGCGATCGCCCGACGCGTACTGACATTCCCACCATTCATCGGTCTGGTGATCGGACTCATTGCCGCCGCGGCCGGCGGTTGGCCACCGATCGTGGACGAGGTGCTCACGCGCCTCGGCAGCACGCTGACGCCGCTGGCGCTGTTCTCGGTCGGCCTGCAGTTTCAGCTGGGTTTCGGGAGTGGCCAGCGTGCGCCGCTGGTGCTGGGTCTGGGCTGGAAACTGATGCTGGCGCCGCTGCTGGTGTGGCTGGTCGGTGTGCCGCTGGGGATTCGTGGCCTGCCGCTGACCGTCAGCGTGCTGGAAGCAGCGATGGCGCCGATGGTCTCGGCCGGCATTCTTGCCGGACAGTTCGGTCTCGATCCCAGGCTTGCCAACAGCATCGTCGGTGTGGGTACTCTGGTTTCCTTGCTCAGTGTGCCGCTGGCGCATCTGCTGCTGTAG
- a CDS encoding cytidine deaminase: MSEPITPRTEQALVEAAQLGMRRAYTPVSGFAVGAAVLSVSGTIYPGCNVESVISGMGVCAERCAIDHAVANGEYRFSAIAVISAKSEPLSPCGMCLQYIGEFSQVAGTDITILMFGADGRLRRSSVRAMSHAIFGPDDLGLDLSRYRE; this comes from the coding sequence ATGAGCGAACCGATCACCCCACGGACCGAGCAGGCACTGGTCGAAGCGGCGCAACTCGGAATGCGCCGGGCGTACACGCCTGTCAGCGGATTCGCGGTTGGCGCAGCGGTGCTGAGCGTCAGCGGCACGATCTATCCGGGCTGCAATGTCGAAAGCGTGATTTCGGGCATGGGCGTGTGTGCGGAGCGCTGCGCGATCGATCACGCGGTTGCCAACGGCGAATACCGGTTTTCGGCGATCGCGGTGATCTCCGCCAAATCCGAGCCACTGTCGCCCTGCGGCATGTGCCTGCAGTACATCGGCGAGTTTTCGCAGGTCGCCGGGACCGACATCACGATATTGATGTTCGGCGCCGACGGCCGTCTGCGGCGCAGCAGCGTGCGCGCGATGTCCCACGCGATCTTCGGACCCGACGACCTTGGCCTCGATCTGAGCCGCTATCGCGAATGA
- a CDS encoding OmpA family protein encodes MLACSLAILAPIGASHAQDRDQDYDSRPYVSILGSYIGPDTDRYNNDYGWGGRLLYGVPLSRWVNLELGGFGYFTEHEVDSHKDHTSGLSADLMFPFTQSAIRPFALLGGGYVHQNLAAKSDDDYYLNAGLGLLGDISDRVAMRTDVRYQYIDSDFGAVPGSDPLGDLMVNLGVQVALGDKPEPPAPPPPAPPPPPPDSDGDGVLDRVDQCPNTPAGVRVDSRGCPLDSDGDKVPDYMDRCPNTPVGLRVDSTGCVIEKQTIVLQNVNFEFDSAQLTASAKESLLKVARGLSDQTSMKVEIAGHTDSKGSDAYNMKLSDRRAAAVREFLISQGVSSSQLSSRGYGEEDPVADNSTETGRAQNRRVEFRVLGK; translated from the coding sequence ATGCTGGCCTGTTCGCTGGCGATACTCGCACCGATCGGTGCGAGTCACGCCCAGGACAGGGACCAGGACTACGATTCACGCCCATACGTCAGCATTCTCGGCAGCTACATCGGCCCCGATACTGATCGCTACAACAATGACTACGGTTGGGGTGGACGCCTGCTCTACGGTGTTCCGCTGAGTCGCTGGGTCAATCTCGAACTCGGTGGCTTCGGTTACTTCACCGAGCACGAAGTCGACAGCCACAAGGATCATACCTCGGGCTTGTCCGCCGACTTGATGTTCCCGTTCACACAGTCCGCGATTCGACCGTTCGCGTTGCTGGGCGGTGGTTACGTGCACCAGAATCTCGCCGCGAAGTCCGACGATGACTACTACCTCAACGCCGGCCTCGGCCTGTTGGGTGACATCTCCGACCGTGTGGCGATGCGCACCGACGTTCGCTACCAGTACATCGACAGCGATTTCGGCGCGGTTCCAGGTTCCGATCCGCTCGGTGATCTGATGGTCAACCTCGGTGTTCAGGTCGCGCTCGGCGACAAGCCGGAACCGCCGGCTCCGCCGCCTCCGGCTCCGCCACCACCACCGCCCGACTCGGACGGAGACGGCGTGCTCGACCGTGTCGACCAATGTCCGAACACGCCGGCCGGCGTGCGTGTCGACTCGCGCGGTTGTCCGCTGGATTCGGATGGCGACAAGGTGCCGGACTACATGGATCGGTGCCCGAACACACCGGTCGGATTGCGGGTTGATTCGACGGGTTGCGTGATCGAGAAGCAGACCATCGTGCTGCAGAACGTGAACTTCGAGTTCGATTCGGCACAGCTCACGGCGAGCGCGAAGGAATCGCTGCTCAAGGTGGCCCGTGGCCTGAGCGACCAGACCAGCATGAAGGTCGAAATCGCCGGTCATACCGACTCGAAGGGCAGCGACGCCTACAACATGAAGCTGTCGGATCGTCGCGCTGCCGCGGTGCGTGAGTTCCTGATCAGCCAGGGCGTATCGAGCAGCCAGCTCAGCTCGCGTGGCTACGGTGAGGAAGATCCGGTCGCCGACAACAGCACCGAGACCGGGCGCGCACAGAACCGCCGCGTGGAATTCCGGGTGCTCGGAAAATAA
- a CDS encoding STAS/SEC14 domain-containing protein, with product MTMKLIPFEADNVVAIQTEGRIASDDYDVVLADVQDKLQRHSKLRIYVEMATFTGISAEAFFKDLKFGLGHMDRFDREAVVTDKAWMQRFASAADKLLPGIDIKVFASQDKDVARDWVVA from the coding sequence ATGACGATGAAACTGATTCCGTTCGAAGCCGACAACGTGGTGGCCATCCAGACCGAAGGCAGGATCGCGAGCGACGATTACGACGTCGTCCTGGCGGACGTGCAAGACAAGCTGCAAAGACATTCCAAGCTACGCATCTATGTCGAAATGGCCACCTTCACCGGCATCTCCGCCGAAGCCTTTTTCAAGGACCTGAAGTTCGGTCTCGGCCACATGGACCGATTCGACCGTGAAGCTGTGGTCACCGACAAGGCTTGGATGCAGCGCTTCGCCAGCGCAGCGGACAAACTGCTTCCAGGCATCGATATCAAGGTCTTCGCCAGCCAGGACAAGGACGTCGCACGGGACTGGGTCGTCGCCTGA
- a CDS encoding copper resistance protein NlpE, which translates to MSVIFRPLLAFILLALSACGGTSGGATAVYGNYEGVIPCADCPGIKTELFLSQDGLFRLSETYLSRSTQPIVTTGQWMRDDQGLIRLKGGSGDRFFAVADSQTLRMYDRDGKPIADTELDYELRRVGDAVR; encoded by the coding sequence ATGTCAGTGATCTTTCGACCTCTGCTTGCATTCATTCTTCTGGCGCTGTCCGCCTGCGGCGGAACCAGTGGCGGCGCGACCGCGGTCTACGGCAACTACGAAGGCGTGATTCCCTGCGCCGACTGCCCGGGCATTAAGACCGAGCTGTTCCTGTCTCAGGACGGCTTGTTCCGTTTGTCCGAAACCTATCTCTCGCGCAGCACGCAACCGATCGTGACCACCGGCCAGTGGATGCGCGACGATCAGGGATTGATCCGGCTCAAGGGCGGTAGTGGCGATCGCTTCTTCGCCGTTGCGGACTCGCAGACGCTCAGAATGTACGACCGCGACGGCAAGCCTATCGCCGATACCGAGCTGGACTACGAGCTGCGGCGTGTGGGCGACGCGGTGCGATAA
- a CDS encoding FAD-binding oxidoreductase — translation MSTLQQRFSNHYSDAPERLQAYEIPERGEPGKAAGLLLPASESEVGEMLRTANETGARLVISSGRTGLVEAQRPEGEIVLSLEKLQQPLSFSLADGRSFDFETGLAPEAHGDALAAWWRDAGKPSVDGASILVEGAMAVDALNQILAPIDLMFPMEMGSSSAATVGACVANASAGANAVCYGTAAHMCVSASGYWGNGEPSGNCSAASWRLPATDTLAIDSASVNTAWGLIGSQGAFGVITQVRLRTFPVPMQREAAMLPVADMPAAMRILSAARAAFPGEVEEYEFIGRSALQLVRGLRGDAFRWPFETDPGAPIFVLLQLKTPDPNIDLAARLYEFLAGELELQDEQIGYAPLPVLRAIRHSITEASNHRMRELGGGRLSFDTATPVAVFGDYLAGLQAQLEADFPQIQLIAFGHAGVGGAHLHLLGTRESPVKGSAAALIRRVIDVTLAHGGTFSAEHGIGPKWAEEYAAHTAPETLEGLLGQKRRLDPNNVLNPRSFGFDRLLK, via the coding sequence ATGAGCACGCTGCAACAGCGGTTTTCGAATCACTACAGCGACGCGCCCGAGCGTCTGCAAGCCTACGAAATCCCCGAACGTGGCGAGCCCGGAAAGGCTGCCGGTCTGCTGCTTCCGGCCAGCGAATCGGAAGTCGGCGAGATGTTGCGCACCGCCAACGAGACGGGTGCGCGGCTGGTCATCAGCTCCGGTCGTACCGGCCTGGTCGAGGCGCAACGTCCCGAAGGCGAGATCGTGCTGTCGCTGGAAAAGCTGCAACAGCCGCTGAGCTTCAGTCTGGCGGACGGACGCAGTTTCGATTTCGAGACCGGCCTGGCCCCCGAGGCGCACGGCGATGCCCTGGCGGCCTGGTGGCGCGACGCAGGCAAGCCGTCCGTCGACGGCGCCAGCATCCTCGTCGAGGGCGCGATGGCAGTGGATGCGCTCAACCAGATTCTCGCGCCGATCGATCTGATGTTTCCGATGGAAATGGGCTCAAGCAGCGCCGCCACGGTCGGCGCCTGTGTCGCCAATGCCTCGGCCGGCGCCAATGCCGTGTGCTACGGCACGGCCGCGCACATGTGCGTCTCGGCGTCCGGCTATTGGGGCAATGGTGAGCCCAGCGGCAATTGCAGCGCGGCCAGCTGGCGTCTGCCGGCGACCGATACGCTGGCCATCGATTCCGCTTCCGTGAATACCGCCTGGGGACTGATCGGCAGCCAGGGTGCCTTCGGGGTGATCACGCAAGTACGCCTGAGAACATTTCCGGTGCCGATGCAGCGCGAAGCCGCGATGTTGCCGGTGGCCGACATGCCGGCCGCAATGCGGATACTGAGCGCCGCGCGCGCCGCCTTTCCGGGCGAGGTCGAGGAATACGAGTTCATCGGCCGCAGCGCGCTGCAACTGGTGCGTGGCCTGCGCGGCGACGCCTTTCGTTGGCCATTCGAGACCGATCCCGGCGCGCCCATCTTCGTGTTGCTGCAGCTCAAGACGCCGGACCCCAACATCGATCTGGCGGCGCGTCTCTACGAATTCCTGGCGGGTGAGTTGGAGTTGCAGGATGAGCAGATCGGCTATGCACCGCTGCCGGTGCTCAGGGCGATCCGTCATTCGATTACCGAAGCCAGCAACCATCGCATGCGCGAACTCGGCGGTGGCCGGCTGAGCTTCGATACGGCCACGCCGGTGGCGGTATTCGGCGACTATCTCGCCGGATTGCAGGCTCAGCTCGAAGCCGATTTTCCGCAGATCCAGCTGATTGCTTTTGGTCATGCCGGCGTCGGTGGCGCGCATCTGCATCTGTTGGGTACGCGCGAATCGCCGGTCAAGGGCAGCGCGGCCGCACTGATCCGCCGCGTGATCGACGTCACGCTGGCCCACGGCGGGACCTTCAGCGCCGAGCACGGCATCGGTCCGAAATGGGCCGAGGAGTATGCGGCGCATACGGCACCCGAGACGCTGGAAGGCTTGCTGGGCCAGAAGCGGCGCCTGGACCCGAACAACGTGCTGAATCCACGCAGCTTCGGATTCGACCGCCTGCTGAAATAA
- a CDS encoding peptidase M19, protein MKRHGCRTALLGAALLLGACGGSSEVGGGDTPQDPDPTPAPLTRYDMANGCYALQAVDSGEYALRDDEGGYIAAAGDVAAATPLFMKPTALGKYFLYSDNETMLAVSGAAALGETRTLVGSVADPCAEADWTVLEHGDAQFTLYSELADRYLAVNEESGLFELATEPFDFAFAAARGCVPFPEIALDVQGQTFKGRGVDQPVLGFAEVHAHASATTFLGGGHYGQPFHKYGVTEALGDCSVQHGPNGILDLVGNLMGGESVNPLAAHDTQGWPTFVDWPNRNSLMHEGMYYRWIERAYMAGMRIMVNDLVENQVLCTLQSVVDVANALDIDVSGIVDNLTELVVPPRCNEMESSIEQIQYMHDLEDYIDAQSGGPGKGWFRIVESPQEARSIINEGKLAVVLGIEISHIFNCQVIKVGGLTPDINGCDKTEIDTQLDRLYNLGVRQMFPLHEFDNSLGGNGIFDGLILNVGNFVDTLGFWETYTCPDQPYFFDAGADMTTSLPVDSLNPLVDLLTNLTQGLVPLYPTGKQCNSRWFTDLGRYAMERLMDKKIIIEVDHMDLKMKTQLLDMAEERSPAYPLVSTHGGHGGISMEQARRLLADGGLLYPAKGNGIKYNEQRELLRTVKSPDYLFAMGYGADMNGLAHQSPPRGSDAEPVQYPFTLFSGPGWGPQFDGLQPLVFEQSAVPEGGRYFDINSEGLAQYGMIADWVEAVRIEGGEQAITDLYNSAELYLQMWERTINR, encoded by the coding sequence ATGAAGCGACACGGATGTCGGACGGCGCTGTTGGGTGCCGCGCTGTTGCTGGGGGCATGCGGCGGGTCGAGCGAGGTCGGAGGTGGCGATACGCCGCAGGACCCGGATCCGACGCCAGCGCCGTTGACGCGTTACGACATGGCCAATGGCTGTTACGCCCTGCAGGCGGTCGATAGTGGCGAGTACGCGTTGCGTGACGATGAGGGCGGCTATATCGCCGCCGCTGGCGATGTCGCTGCCGCCACGCCGCTGTTCATGAAGCCGACTGCGCTCGGCAAGTATTTCCTCTATTCCGACAATGAGACGATGCTCGCCGTCAGCGGAGCGGCGGCACTGGGTGAGACCCGGACGCTCGTAGGCAGTGTGGCTGACCCCTGTGCCGAGGCTGACTGGACCGTCCTCGAACACGGAGATGCCCAATTCACGCTGTATTCCGAACTGGCCGACCGTTATCTCGCCGTCAACGAGGAAAGCGGTCTGTTCGAGCTGGCGACCGAACCGTTCGATTTCGCGTTCGCCGCGGCACGCGGTTGCGTACCGTTCCCCGAGATTGCGCTCGATGTGCAAGGACAGACCTTTAAGGGCCGCGGCGTAGACCAGCCGGTACTCGGCTTCGCCGAAGTGCATGCCCATGCCAGTGCGACCACCTTCCTTGGTGGTGGACATTACGGGCAGCCGTTCCACAAATACGGTGTGACCGAAGCGCTAGGTGACTGCAGTGTGCAGCACGGTCCAAACGGCATACTGGATTTGGTGGGCAATCTGATGGGGGGCGAAAGCGTCAACCCGCTGGCGGCCCATGACACCCAGGGGTGGCCGACCTTCGTCGACTGGCCGAATCGCAATTCGCTGATGCACGAGGGCATGTACTACCGCTGGATCGAACGTGCGTACATGGCCGGTATGCGCATCATGGTCAACGATCTGGTCGAGAACCAGGTCTTGTGCACGCTGCAATCGGTGGTCGATGTGGCCAATGCACTGGACATCGACGTCAGCGGCATCGTGGACAACCTGACCGAGCTGGTGGTGCCGCCGCGCTGCAACGAAATGGAAAGCTCGATCGAGCAGATCCAGTACATGCACGATCTGGAGGACTACATCGATGCCCAGTCCGGTGGCCCCGGCAAGGGTTGGTTCCGTATCGTCGAGTCGCCGCAGGAGGCGCGTTCCATCATCAATGAGGGCAAGCTCGCAGTGGTGCTGGGCATCGAGATTTCGCACATCTTCAACTGTCAGGTCATCAAGGTCGGCGGACTTACGCCGGATATCAACGGTTGTGACAAAACCGAGATCGATACTCAGCTGGACCGTCTCTACAACCTGGGCGTACGGCAGATGTTCCCGCTGCACGAATTCGACAACAGCCTCGGCGGCAACGGCATCTTTGACGGACTGATTCTCAACGTGGGCAACTTCGTCGATACCCTTGGCTTCTGGGAAACCTATACCTGCCCCGATCAGCCGTACTTCTTCGACGCCGGTGCGGACATGACCACCTCGCTGCCGGTCGATTCGCTCAATCCCTTGGTGGATCTGCTGACCAATCTGACGCAAGGGCTGGTGCCCTTGTATCCCACCGGCAAGCAATGCAACTCGCGCTGGTTTACGGACCTGGGCCGCTACGCAATGGAGCGGCTGATGGACAAGAAGATCATCATCGAGGTCGACCATATGGACCTCAAGATGAAGACCCAGCTGCTCGATATGGCCGAAGAACGCAGCCCGGCGTATCCCTTGGTTTCGACGCACGGCGGCCACGGCGGCATCAGCATGGAACAGGCGCGACGCCTGCTCGCCGATGGCGGCCTGCTGTATCCGGCCAAGGGCAATGGCATCAAGTACAACGAACAGCGCGAACTGCTGCGCACCGTCAAAAGTCCCGACTATCTGTTCGCGATGGGCTACGGTGCCGACATGAACGGCCTGGCGCATCAGTCGCCGCCGCGCGGCTCGGATGCCGAGCCCGTGCAGTATCCGTTCACCCTGTTCAGCGGCCCGGGCTGGGGACCCCAGTTCGATGGTCTGCAGCCTCTGGTGTTCGAACAGAGCGCGGTGCCCGAAGGCGGCCGCTACTTCGACATCAACTCCGAAGGCCTGGCGCAGTACGGCATGATCGCCGACTGGGTCGAGGCGGTGCGGATCGAAGGTGGCGAGCAGGCCATCACCGATCTCTACAATTCCGCCGAGCTGTACCTGCAGATGTGGGAGCGGACGATCAATCGCTGA
- a CDS encoding error-prone DNA polymerase, with amino-acid sequence MAFCGSGSVVTRTTTSCSASTALSYAELHCLSCFTFQRGASHAEELVARASALGYAALAVTDECSMAGVVRAHVAARDAGLKLIVGTEIRLRDGPKLVLLAPDHGAYSELCALITRGRRATRKGGYRLHRVDVEELATRALVLWIPEDETHADWIGSTFGGRARIAAELHRDGDEPRRIERLLALSQSSGLRIVAAGDVHMHVRARRQLQDLMTAIRVGKPVAECGEVLFPNGERHLRTLPALQSLYPSGWIAESLNIANRCGFTLDQLHYRYPHEVVGAGHTSISWLRHLCEQGMSNRWPEGVSARNRQGIEDELALIAERQCEHFFLTVEDVVRWARSRGILCQGRGSAANSLVCFVLGITEVDPDRSRMLFARFMSRERKEPPDIDVDFEHQRREEVIQYIYEKYGRDRAAIAATVIHYRPRMAVRDVGRALGQSPDLIDRMAKSLAWWDTPEQLSDRLRVLGIDAEAPRVRLWIDMVRQLIDMPRHLSQHVGGFVISETPLHGLVPVENAAMPDRTIIQWDKDDLEALGLLKVDVLALGMLSAIRRSLEMISAWRGAPLALKDIPEGDEATYAMIQRAETVGVFQIESRAQMSMLPRLKPKNYYDLVIQVSIVRPGPIQGGMVHPYLRRREGKEAPRYERPELEAVLSRTLGVPLFQEQVIEIAMVAGNFTPGEADQVRRSMAAWKHKGGLEPIRDRLYAGMAQNGYTPDFARRIFEMILGFGDYGFPESHAASFALLAYASSWLKCHHPAAFFAGLLNSQPMGFYAPAQLVREARRVGVEVRPVAVSASLWESGLEPATGGAPALRLGLALVKGFNEAAARRIELARTSRAFSDVDDLCHRAALNARERRALADADALRPIAGHRHAARWAALGVQRLPGLLAGHAAPEAPLASRVPREGEDIVADYEATGLTLRRHPVALLRPRMDRLRLRRAEELPQLPDGVAVRVGGLVINRQRPQTAKGTMFMTLEDETGFHNLVIRVQLLDEQREAVLGGRLLLARGRLQNVSGVIHIVVERFRDVSEWLGALPTHSRDFQ; translated from the coding sequence ATGGCGTTTTGTGGTTCTGGATCGGTAGTCACGCGGACTACGACAAGTTGCTCAGCTAGCACCGCATTGTCCTACGCCGAACTTCACTGCCTCTCCTGTTTTACGTTCCAGCGCGGCGCTTCGCATGCCGAAGAGCTGGTGGCGCGTGCATCGGCGCTGGGCTACGCGGCGCTGGCGGTCACCGACGAATGTTCGATGGCGGGCGTCGTGCGGGCGCATGTTGCGGCCAGGGACGCCGGGCTCAAGCTGATCGTCGGCACCGAGATCCGATTGCGGGACGGTCCGAAACTGGTGCTGCTGGCGCCCGATCACGGCGCCTACAGCGAGCTCTGCGCCTTGATCACGCGCGGCCGGCGCGCGACGCGCAAGGGCGGCTATCGCCTGCATCGGGTGGATGTCGAGGAATTGGCGACGCGGGCGCTGGTGCTGTGGATTCCGGAGGACGAGACGCACGCGGACTGGATCGGCTCGACGTTTGGTGGCCGCGCCCGGATCGCCGCCGAACTGCATCGCGACGGTGACGAGCCGCGTCGCATCGAACGCCTGCTTGCGCTTTCACAGTCCAGCGGACTTCGCATCGTCGCCGCTGGCGACGTACACATGCATGTGCGCGCGCGTCGCCAGTTGCAGGACCTGATGACGGCGATCCGTGTCGGAAAGCCGGTGGCTGAATGCGGTGAGGTCTTGTTCCCGAATGGCGAACGTCATCTGCGCACTCTGCCTGCGCTGCAATCCCTGTATCCATCGGGCTGGATCGCCGAGAGTCTGAACATTGCGAACCGCTGCGGATTCACGCTCGATCAGCTGCACTACCGGTATCCGCACGAGGTCGTCGGCGCAGGACACACCTCCATCAGTTGGCTGCGCCACCTGTGCGAACAGGGCATGTCGAACCGCTGGCCCGAAGGCGTCAGTGCGCGGAATCGCCAAGGTATCGAGGACGAACTGGCGCTGATTGCGGAGCGACAGTGCGAGCATTTCTTCCTGACGGTTGAGGATGTGGTGCGCTGGGCACGCAGCCGGGGAATTCTGTGCCAGGGTCGTGGCAGCGCCGCCAATTCGCTGGTCTGTTTCGTCCTCGGTATCACCGAAGTCGACCCGGATCGCTCGCGCATGTTGTTCGCGCGCTTCATGTCGCGCGAACGCAAGGAGCCGCCGGACATCGATGTGGACTTCGAGCACCAGCGCCGCGAGGAGGTGATTCAGTACATCTACGAAAAATATGGCCGTGACCGTGCCGCGATCGCCGCCACGGTGATTCACTACCGTCCGCGCATGGCGGTTCGCGATGTCGGTCGCGCGCTGGGCCAGTCGCCGGACCTGATCGACCGCATGGCCAAATCACTGGCCTGGTGGGATACGCCGGAACAGCTGAGCGATCGCCTGCGGGTGCTCGGCATCGACGCCGAGGCGCCGCGTGTGCGCCTGTGGATCGACATGGTCCGGCAACTGATCGACATGCCCAGACACCTGTCCCAGCACGTCGGCGGTTTCGTCATTTCAGAGACGCCGCTGCATGGACTGGTGCCGGTCGAGAACGCAGCCATGCCGGATCGCACCATCATTCAGTGGGACAAGGACGATCTCGAAGCCCTGGGCCTGCTCAAGGTCGACGTGCTGGCCCTGGGCATGCTCTCGGCGATCCGGCGCAGCCTGGAAATGATCTCGGCTTGGCGCGGCGCGCCCCTGGCGCTGAAAGACATTCCGGAAGGTGATGAGGCCACGTACGCGATGATCCAGCGCGCCGAAACGGTGGGTGTATTCCAGATCGAATCGCGCGCGCAGATGTCGATGCTGCCGCGGCTCAAGCCCAAGAACTACTACGATCTCGTGATCCAGGTATCGATCGTGCGGCCGGGGCCGATCCAGGGCGGCATGGTGCACCCCTATCTGCGGCGCCGCGAAGGCAAGGAGGCACCGCGCTATGAGCGCCCCGAACTGGAGGCGGTGCTGAGCCGCACCCTGGGCGTGCCGCTGTTCCAGGAACAGGTAATCGAAATCGCCATGGTGGCCGGCAATTTCACGCCCGGCGAAGCCGACCAGGTGCGACGCTCGATGGCCGCGTGGAAGCACAAGGGCGGTCTGGAGCCGATCCGCGATCGCCTGTACGCGGGCATGGCGCAGAACGGCTATACCCCGGATTTCGCCAGACGTATCTTCGAGATGATTCTGGGTTTCGGCGACTACGGATTCCCAGAATCGCATGCCGCCAGTTTCGCGCTGCTGGCCTATGCCTCGTCGTGGCTGAAGTGCCATCACCCGGCGGCGTTCTTTGCCGGCCTGCTCAACAGCCAGCCGATGGGCTTCTACGCGCCGGCGCAACTGGTGCGTGAGGCGAGGCGTGTCGGCGTGGAGGTGCGCCCCGTGGCTGTGAGCGCCAGTCTGTGGGAGTCCGGCCTGGAACCCGCAACAGGGGGCGCACCGGCGCTGCGCCTGGGCCTGGCACTGGTCAAGGGATTCAACGAGGCGGCGGCGCGACGTATCGAACTGGCGCGGACGAGCCGGGCGTTCAGCGATGTCGACGATCTCTGTCATCGCGCCGCCTTGAACGCGCGGGAGCGACGCGCGCTGGCCGATGCGGACGCGCTGCGCCCGATCGCCGGTCACCGCCACGCCGCGCGCTGGGCCGCGCTCGGCGTGCAGCGACTGCCGGGCCTGCTGGCCGGACATGCCGCACCCGAAGCGCCGCTTGCCTCGCGGGTGCCGCGTGAAGGCGAGGATATCGTGGCCGACTACGAGGCCACCGGGCTGACGCTTCGGCGCCATCCGGTGGCCTTGCTGCGCCCGCGCATGGATCGCCTGCGGCTGCGCCGCGCCGAAGAATTGCCGCAGTTGCCGGACGGTGTTGCCGTGCGCGTCGGCGGACTCGTCATCAACCGCCAGCGGCCGCAGACCGCCAAGGGCACGATGTTCATGACGCTGGAGGACGAGACGGGATTCCACAATCTGGTAATTCGTGTGCAACTGCTGGACGAACAGCGCGAGGCGGTTCTGGGCGGGCGTCTGTTGCTGGCACGCGGACGCCTGCAGAATGTCAGCGGTGTGATTCACATCGTGGTCGAACGCTTTCGTGATGTCAGCGAATGGCTGGGTGCCCTGCCGACGCATTCACGCGATTTTCAGTGA